Proteins co-encoded in one Streptomyces roseochromogenus subsp. oscitans DS 12.976 genomic window:
- a CDS encoding cupin domain-containing protein translates to MSLFVPKFEESVIVREAEAEVVGRAPTTVRLLADSSSTGGALSTQRVTLTQGADGAKPHWHDHSAEMFFLLDGAADILSGEDVVTAGPGDLVVVPPGKPHAFAAVPGADADLLIVITPGVERFEYFRHLRRIALGEATPESLLEVQELYDNHFLQSAVWDTRRH, encoded by the coding sequence ATGTCGCTGTTCGTACCGAAGTTCGAAGAGTCCGTGATCGTCCGCGAGGCCGAGGCCGAAGTCGTAGGCCGCGCGCCCACCACCGTCCGCCTGCTGGCCGACAGCAGCTCGACCGGCGGCGCCCTGTCCACCCAGCGGGTCACGCTCACCCAGGGCGCCGACGGCGCCAAGCCGCACTGGCACGACCACTCCGCGGAGATGTTCTTCCTGCTCGACGGCGCCGCCGACATCCTCTCCGGCGAGGACGTCGTCACCGCCGGCCCCGGCGACCTCGTCGTCGTCCCGCCCGGCAAGCCGCACGCCTTCGCCGCCGTACCGGGAGCCGACGCCGATCTGCTCATCGTGATCACACCCGGCGTCGAGCGCTTCGAGTACTTCCGCCATCTGCGGCGCATCGCCCTCGGCGAGGCCACCCCGGAGAGCCTCCTGGAGGTGCAGGAGCTGTACGACAACCACTTCCTGCAGAGCGCCGTGTGGGACACCCGGCGCCACTGA
- a CDS encoding putative bifunctional diguanylate cyclase/phosphodiesterase: protein MEPTESVAPDSRLRLRGRAITWRGTRWTARGHGRTGQASAAGPGTATDAHPAIPLAIEPAPGLTGADSERHLSWPALPAAVVAAAAFVLGAGFYRGFSGHHALFPSGTVGWSLALLTGVIVGHLVMLGRARWWGGTGSGAALTLAVLLLYGWVPAGMVSLTVVVLVGIARRHRWRQGVLHGAVDILGIGAGALLLGAFGRVPSVETPWRPHSWSIATAPEVVLAAVAYLAVSRGLQWYLYAPRTGKVPTVARTALVRQGLVAVALLGIAPLLCVVADAQPILLPLFAIPLIALDSTLWMARARAEEQLRDPLTGLPNRQWLLERIWTALDDAERIGARSALMLIDLDRFRSVNDTLGHLAGDRLLLQIADRLRLALPRGAEAARLGGDEFAVLLPVADSTTSATRIARGLVAALSSPLDLDGLTLVLEASAGVAVFPDHALDAEGLLRRADVAMYQAKRDRTGVEVYESKRDSNTPDRLGLLGDLRRALDAHEVQLHYQPKVRFDGQVAGLEALVRWVHPERGKVPPDEFIAIAESSGLMPHLTEYVLETALGQVAKWRAQGLRVPVAVNVSPRDVHTPGFAGSVAARLARHGVPAGALQLEITEHVLLEDPQRAADTLAGLTGHGVKMSLDDFGTGYSSLVHLRRLPVSELKIDRSFVARLAVDNEDAEIVRCTVDLAHSLGLLVVAEGVEDDETWERLRDMGCDAVQGWLVAAAMPPEETTAWLRARGSRGWQRPRAALPAAE, encoded by the coding sequence ATGGAACCGACCGAGAGCGTCGCCCCGGACTCACGGCTACGCCTGCGCGGCCGCGCGATCACCTGGCGCGGAACCCGGTGGACAGCGCGGGGCCACGGCCGTACGGGCCAGGCCAGCGCGGCCGGACCGGGCACCGCCACCGACGCTCACCCGGCCATACCCCTGGCCATCGAGCCTGCCCCCGGCCTGACCGGCGCCGACTCCGAACGGCATCTGTCCTGGCCCGCACTGCCCGCGGCCGTCGTGGCCGCCGCCGCGTTCGTCCTCGGCGCCGGCTTCTACCGCGGCTTCAGCGGCCACCACGCCCTCTTCCCGAGCGGCACTGTCGGCTGGTCGCTGGCGCTGCTCACCGGCGTCATCGTCGGCCACCTGGTGATGCTGGGCCGCGCCCGCTGGTGGGGCGGCACCGGCTCCGGCGCCGCCCTCACCCTCGCCGTGCTGCTGCTGTACGGCTGGGTGCCCGCCGGCATGGTCAGCCTCACCGTCGTCGTCCTGGTCGGCATCGCCCGGCGTCACCGCTGGCGTCAAGGCGTGCTGCACGGCGCGGTGGACATCCTCGGCATCGGCGCGGGCGCCCTGCTGCTCGGCGCGTTCGGCCGCGTCCCGAGCGTCGAGACGCCCTGGCGGCCGCACAGCTGGAGCATCGCCACCGCACCCGAGGTCGTCCTCGCCGCCGTCGCCTACCTCGCGGTCAGCCGCGGTCTGCAGTGGTATCTGTACGCCCCGCGCACCGGCAAGGTGCCCACCGTGGCCCGGACCGCCCTGGTCAGACAGGGCCTGGTCGCCGTCGCGCTGCTCGGCATCGCACCGCTGCTGTGCGTCGTGGCCGACGCCCAGCCGATCCTTCTTCCGCTGTTCGCCATCCCCCTCATCGCCCTCGACTCCACCCTGTGGATGGCACGCGCGCGTGCCGAGGAGCAACTGCGCGACCCGCTGACCGGGCTGCCCAACCGGCAGTGGCTGCTGGAGCGGATCTGGACGGCTCTCGACGACGCCGAACGCATCGGCGCCCGCTCGGCCCTCATGCTGATCGACCTCGACCGGTTCCGTTCGGTGAACGACACCCTCGGTCATCTCGCCGGTGACCGGCTGCTGCTCCAGATCGCCGACCGGCTGCGGCTCGCCCTGCCGCGTGGAGCGGAGGCCGCGCGGCTCGGCGGCGACGAGTTCGCCGTGTTACTGCCCGTCGCCGACTCCACCACGTCGGCCACCCGGATCGCCCGCGGCCTCGTCGCCGCGCTCAGCTCCCCGCTGGACCTCGACGGGCTCACCCTCGTCCTGGAGGCCAGCGCCGGCGTCGCCGTCTTCCCCGACCACGCGCTGGACGCCGAAGGGCTGCTGCGGCGGGCGGATGTGGCGATGTACCAGGCGAAAAGGGATCGTACGGGCGTGGAGGTGTACGAGTCCAAGAGGGACTCCAACACCCCGGACCGGCTCGGCCTGCTGGGCGATCTGCGCCGGGCGCTGGACGCGCACGAGGTGCAGTTGCACTACCAGCCCAAGGTCCGCTTCGACGGACAGGTCGCGGGCCTGGAGGCGCTGGTCCGCTGGGTGCATCCGGAGCGAGGGAAGGTTCCGCCGGACGAGTTCATAGCGATCGCCGAGTCCTCCGGACTGATGCCCCATCTGACGGAGTACGTCCTGGAGACCGCGCTCGGACAGGTCGCCAAGTGGCGCGCCCAGGGGCTGCGGGTGCCGGTGGCTGTGAATGTCTCGCCGCGTGATGTGCATACGCCCGGTTTCGCCGGATCGGTCGCGGCCCGGCTGGCCCGGCACGGGGTCCCTGCGGGCGCTCTGCAGCTGGAGATCACCGAGCATGTGCTGCTGGAGGATCCGCAGCGGGCCGCCGACACCCTCGCCGGGCTCACCGGGCACGGCGTGAAGATGTCCCTGGACGACTTCGGCACCGGGTACTCGTCCCTGGTGCATCTGCGGCGGCTGCCGGTGAGCGAGCTGAAGATCGACCGCTCCTTCGTGGCGCGGCTGGCCGTGGACAACGAGGACGCGGAGATCGTGCGCTGCACGGTCGATCTGGCGCATTCGCTGGGGTTGCTGGTCGTCGCCGAGGGGGTGGAGGACGACGAGACGTGGGAGCGGTTGCGGGACATGGGGTGTGACGCCGTGCAGGGGTGGCTGGTCGCTGCGGCGATGCCGCCCGAGGAGACGACGGCGTGGTTGCGGGCGCGGGGGTCGCGGGGGTGGCAGAGGCCGCGCGCCGCGCTGCCGGCCGCCGAATAG
- a CDS encoding DUF4267 domain-containing protein: MTVTAYTLAVLLDLFCVFLGYRFLFQPGPAAAGYGVPADPAGDARAYLSIKGLRDGTFGLLGLVLLAFAGAGAEALFMLCVALVPLVDTLIVLRNGGTKAVAFGIHFATAVVVLISAGLLFAV, translated from the coding sequence ATGACTGTCACCGCGTACACCCTGGCCGTCCTGCTCGACCTGTTCTGTGTGTTCCTCGGCTACCGCTTCCTGTTCCAGCCCGGCCCCGCCGCGGCCGGCTACGGCGTCCCCGCCGACCCCGCCGGCGACGCCCGCGCCTACCTCTCGATCAAGGGGCTCAGGGACGGCACCTTCGGTCTGCTGGGCCTGGTCCTGCTGGCCTTCGCCGGAGCCGGCGCCGAGGCGCTGTTCATGCTCTGCGTCGCGCTCGTCCCGCTCGTCGACACGCTGATCGTCCTGCGCAACGGAGGCACGAAGGCGGTCGCCTTCGGGATCCACTTCGCCACCGCGGTCGTTGTACTGATCAGCGCGGGTCTGCTGTTCGCCGTCTGA
- the gatA gene encoding Asp-tRNA(Asn)/Glu-tRNA(Gln) amidotransferase subunit GatA, translating into MTDSNIIKLTAAQIAEKIASGELTAVEVTEAHLARIEAVDEKVHAFLYVDREGALAQARAVDEKRARGEKLGPLAGVPLALKDIFTTEGVPTTVGSKILEGWIPPYDATLTKKLKAADVVILGKTNMDEFAMGSSTENSAYGPTGNPWDLTKIPGGSGGGSSAALASFEAPLAIGTDTGGSIRQPAAVTGTVGVKPTYGAVSRFGMVAFSSSLDQGGPCARTVLDAALLHEVIAGHDPLDSTSVDAPVPPVVEAARNGSVAGMRVGVVKQFRGEGYQAGVIQRFDESVALLKELGAEIVELDCPSFDLGLSAYYLIAPSECSSNLARFDGLRYGLRTGDDGGHSAEEVTSLTREAGFGPEVKRRIMLGTYALSSGYYDAYYGSAQKVRTLITRDFEKAFEQVDVIVSPTTPTTAFPIGERADDPMAMYLADLCTIPTNLAGNAAMSLPCGLAPEDNLPVGLQIIAPAMQDDRLYKVGAAVEAAFVEKWGHPLLEEAPSL; encoded by the coding sequence ATGACGGACAGCAACATCATCAAGCTCACGGCCGCGCAGATCGCCGAGAAGATCGCCTCCGGCGAGCTGACGGCCGTCGAGGTCACCGAGGCTCACCTCGCCCGGATCGAGGCCGTCGACGAGAAGGTGCACGCCTTCCTGTACGTCGACCGCGAGGGCGCCCTCGCCCAGGCCCGCGCCGTGGACGAGAAGCGGGCGAGAGGGGAGAAGCTCGGGCCGCTGGCCGGCGTCCCTCTCGCACTCAAGGACATCTTCACCACCGAGGGCGTGCCCACGACCGTCGGCTCGAAGATCCTGGAAGGGTGGATCCCGCCGTATGACGCCACCCTCACCAAGAAGCTGAAGGCCGCCGACGTCGTCATCCTCGGCAAGACCAACATGGACGAGTTCGCCATGGGGTCCTCCACCGAGAACAGCGCCTACGGGCCGACCGGCAACCCCTGGGATCTCACCAAGATCCCCGGCGGATCGGGTGGTGGTTCCTCCGCCGCGCTCGCCTCCTTCGAGGCCCCGCTCGCCATCGGCACCGACACCGGCGGCTCCATCCGCCAGCCTGCCGCCGTCACCGGCACGGTCGGCGTGAAGCCGACGTACGGCGCGGTGTCCCGCTTCGGCATGGTCGCCTTCTCGTCCTCCCTGGACCAGGGCGGGCCCTGCGCCCGTACGGTCCTGGACGCCGCCCTGCTGCACGAGGTGATCGCCGGGCACGACCCGCTCGACTCCACCTCCGTCGACGCCCCGGTCCCGCCGGTGGTCGAGGCCGCCCGCAACGGCTCCGTGGCCGGCATGCGCGTCGGCGTGGTCAAGCAGTTCCGCGGCGAGGGCTACCAGGCCGGTGTCATCCAGCGCTTCGACGAGTCCGTCGCGCTGCTGAAGGAGCTGGGCGCCGAGATCGTCGAGCTGGACTGCCCGTCCTTCGACCTCGGGCTGTCGGCGTACTACCTGATCGCGCCCTCCGAGTGCTCCTCCAACCTCGCCCGATTCGACGGCCTGCGCTACGGCCTGCGGACCGGTGACGACGGCGGCCACTCGGCCGAGGAGGTCACCTCCCTCACCCGCGAGGCCGGCTTCGGCCCCGAGGTGAAGCGCCGGATCATGCTCGGCACGTACGCGCTGTCGAGCGGCTACTACGACGCGTACTACGGCTCCGCGCAGAAGGTCCGCACGCTCATCACGCGCGACTTCGAGAAGGCCTTCGAGCAGGTCGACGTCATCGTCTCGCCGACGACGCCCACCACCGCCTTCCCGATCGGCGAGCGCGCCGACGACCCGATGGCGATGTACCTCGCGGACCTGTGCACCATCCCGACCAACCTGGCGGGCAACGCGGCCATGTCCCTGCCCTGCGGCCTCGCCCCGGAGGACAACCTCCCCGTGGGCCTGCAGATCATCGCCCCGGCGATGCAGGACGACCGCCTGTACAAGGTGGGCGCCGCCGTCGAGGCCGCCTTCGTGGAAAAGTGGGGACACCCGCTCCTTGAGGAGGCTCCGTCGCTGTGA
- a CDS encoding TetR/AcrR family transcriptional regulator, protein MTIQTRRERERAERERLIVTAARELAEAEGWDAVTTRRLAAEIEYSQPVLYSHFKGKDAIMAAVAVQGCADLATELRQARTAVRGTREALAAVAETYTSFARRRPALYDAMFTHLVDLPFATEEAPAPLREAFGELLVVVEPITSEGEDPGLLTETFWAGLHGLATLMRSGRLPEKAHGERLALLISHFTGGRPQTA, encoded by the coding sequence ATGACGATCCAGACGCGCCGGGAGCGCGAGCGAGCGGAACGGGAGCGGCTGATCGTGACGGCCGCCCGGGAGCTGGCCGAGGCCGAGGGCTGGGACGCGGTGACCACACGCCGGCTGGCCGCCGAGATCGAGTACAGCCAGCCGGTCCTCTACAGCCACTTCAAGGGCAAGGACGCGATCATGGCGGCGGTCGCGGTCCAGGGCTGCGCCGACCTGGCCACGGAGCTACGGCAGGCGCGGACGGCGGTGCGCGGCACGCGGGAGGCATTGGCGGCCGTGGCGGAGACCTACACATCCTTCGCCCGCCGCCGGCCTGCCCTCTACGACGCGATGTTCACGCATCTGGTGGATCTGCCGTTCGCGACGGAGGAAGCACCGGCGCCGCTCCGGGAGGCGTTCGGCGAGCTGCTCGTGGTCGTGGAGCCGATCACGTCCGAGGGCGAGGACCCGGGCCTGCTGACGGAGACGTTCTGGGCGGGCCTGCACGGCCTGGCGACGCTGATGAGAAGCGGCCGCCTGCCGGAAAAGGCCCACGGCGAACGCTTGGCGCTACTGATCAGCCACTTCACGGGAGGCCGACCGCAAACCGCCTGA
- the gatB gene encoding Asp-tRNA(Asn)/Glu-tRNA(Gln) amidotransferase subunit GatB, with translation MVTTTTDLVSYEDALASYDPVMGLEVHVELGTKTKMFCGCSTELGAEPNSQTCPTCLGLPGALPVVNATGVESAIKIGLALNCEIAEWCRFARKNYFYPDMPKNFQTSQYDEPIAFNGYLDVQLEDGETFRVEIERAHMEEDTGKSTHVGGATGRIHGASHSLLDYNRAGIPLIEIVTKPIVGAGERAPEVAKAYVRELRELIRALGVSEARMEMGQMRCDVNLSLMPKDADKFGTRSETKNVNSLRSVERAARFEIMRHAAVLSSGGTVVQETRHFHEDTGSTTSGRVKEEAEDYRYFPEPDLVPVAPSREWVEEIRAALPEMPLARRTRLLAEWGISATDMQAILNAGALDPIVATIEAGADAASARKWWMGELARSANESGKALDELAITPEQVARVTSLVADGSLNDKLARQVIEGVLAGEGTPDEVVEKRGLKVVSDDSALGTAVDEAIAGNPGIADKIRGGKVAAAGALVGAVMKATRGQADAARVKELILEKLGVSEG, from the coding sequence ATCGTGACCACCACGACCGACCTGGTGTCGTACGAGGACGCGCTGGCGTCGTACGACCCCGTCATGGGCCTCGAAGTCCATGTCGAACTCGGCACCAAGACCAAGATGTTCTGCGGGTGTTCGACCGAGCTGGGCGCCGAGCCCAACTCGCAGACCTGCCCGACCTGCCTCGGCCTGCCCGGCGCGCTCCCGGTCGTCAACGCGACCGGCGTCGAGTCCGCGATCAAGATCGGTCTCGCGCTGAACTGCGAGATCGCCGAGTGGTGCCGCTTCGCCCGGAAGAACTACTTCTATCCGGACATGCCGAAGAACTTCCAGACCTCCCAGTACGACGAGCCGATCGCCTTCAACGGCTACCTCGACGTACAGCTGGAGGACGGGGAAACCTTCCGCGTGGAGATCGAGCGCGCCCACATGGAGGAGGACACCGGCAAGTCCACCCACGTGGGTGGCGCGACCGGTCGTATCCATGGCGCCTCGCACTCGCTGCTGGACTACAACCGCGCCGGTATCCCGCTCATCGAGATCGTCACCAAGCCGATCGTCGGTGCCGGCGAGCGTGCCCCCGAGGTGGCGAAGGCGTACGTCCGTGAGCTGCGCGAGCTCATCCGTGCCCTCGGCGTGTCCGAGGCCCGCATGGAGATGGGCCAGATGCGCTGCGACGTGAACCTGTCGCTGATGCCCAAGGACGCCGACAAGTTCGGCACGCGCTCCGAGACGAAGAACGTCAACTCGCTGCGTTCCGTGGAGCGTGCGGCCCGGTTCGAGATCATGCGGCATGCCGCCGTGCTCTCGTCCGGCGGCACGGTCGTCCAGGAGACCCGCCACTTCCACGAGGACACCGGGTCCACGACCTCGGGCCGAGTGAAGGAGGAGGCCGAGGACTACCGGTACTTCCCGGAGCCCGACCTCGTGCCGGTCGCGCCCTCGCGTGAGTGGGTCGAGGAGATCCGCGCGGCCCTGCCCGAAATGCCGCTGGCCCGCCGCACCCGGTTGCTCGCCGAGTGGGGCATCTCCGCCACCGACATGCAGGCGATCCTCAACGCCGGTGCGCTGGACCCGATCGTCGCCACGATCGAGGCCGGTGCCGACGCCGCCTCCGCCCGCAAGTGGTGGATGGGCGAACTGGCGCGCAGCGCCAACGAGTCGGGCAAGGCGCTGGACGAGCTGGCCATCACCCCGGAGCAGGTGGCCCGGGTGACCTCTCTCGTCGCCGACGGCTCGCTGAACGACAAGCTGGCCCGCCAGGTCATCGAGGGCGTCCTCGCGGGCGAAGGCACCCCGGACGAGGTCGTCGAGAAGCGCGGCCTCAAGGTGGTTTCCGACGACTCGGCCCTTGGCACGGCCGTCGACGAGGCCATCGCCGGCAACCCCGGCATCGCGGACAAGATCCGCGGCGGCAAGGTGGCCGCGGCCGGCGCCCTGGTCGGCGCGGTCATGAAGGCGACCCGGGGCCAGGCCGACGCGGCTCGCGTCAAGGAACTGATCCTGGAGAAGCTGGGCGTGAGCGAGGGCTGA
- the gatC gene encoding Asp-tRNA(Asn)/Glu-tRNA(Gln) amidotransferase subunit GatC — protein MPGITREEVAHLARLARLELKPEELDHFAGQLDDIIGAVARVSEVADQDVPPTSHPLPLTNVMRPDEVRPSLTPAQALSGAPAQEQQRFKVPQILGEE, from the coding sequence ATGCCTGGCATCACGCGCGAGGAGGTCGCCCACCTCGCCCGGCTGGCGCGTCTGGAGCTGAAGCCCGAAGAACTCGACCACTTCGCGGGACAGCTGGACGACATCATCGGCGCGGTCGCCCGCGTCAGCGAGGTCGCCGACCAAGACGTACCGCCGACCTCGCACCCGCTCCCGCTGACGAATGTCATGCGGCCGGACGAGGTCCGTCCCTCGCTCACCCCCGCGCAGGCGCTCTCCGGCGCCCCGGCCCAGGAGCAGCAGCGTTTCAAGGTGCCGCAGATCCTGGGGGAGGAGTGA